The following are encoded together in the bacterium genome:
- a CDS encoding GTP-binding protein — protein sequence MSARVPVTVLTGFLGSGKTTRLNALLRAPHGRRIAVVVNEFGEVGIDGARVAGASAFVELENGCLCCAVNEDLDRTLRALRARGGFDQLVVETTGLADPLPVTWTFGREGLVDFYRVDAVVTVVDAVNLERALAEAPEATLQIERADLVLLSKGDLAPDGGRAATARVLALNPSARLVPGPPGGMPWNLVLGAGPSAPAPAEGDAHRHASSWATWTFRTAATVAEGALEELLLRLPASVFRVKGLVRTDGPWGWTQVNAVAGRYELEPAAPEPAPAESALVFIGRTLDAAELAARCAAVMA from the coding sequence ATGTCGGCACGCGTCCCCGTCACCGTCCTCACCGGCTTCCTCGGCAGCGGCAAGACCACGCGGCTGAACGCGCTCCTGCGCGCGCCGCACGGCCGGCGCATCGCGGTGGTGGTGAACGAGTTCGGCGAGGTCGGCATCGACGGCGCGCGCGTCGCCGGGGCGAGCGCCTTCGTCGAGCTCGAGAACGGCTGCCTGTGCTGCGCCGTCAACGAGGATCTGGATCGCACCCTGCGCGCGCTGCGTGCCCGCGGCGGCTTCGACCAGCTCGTCGTCGAGACCACCGGCCTCGCCGACCCCTTGCCCGTCACCTGGACGTTCGGGCGCGAGGGCCTCGTCGACTTCTACCGCGTCGACGCGGTCGTCACGGTGGTCGACGCCGTCAACCTGGAGCGCGCGCTCGCCGAGGCCCCCGAGGCTACGCTCCAGATCGAGCGCGCCGACCTCGTCCTCCTGAGCAAGGGCGACCTCGCGCCCGACGGCGGCCGCGCCGCCACCGCGCGCGTCCTCGCGCTGAACCCGTCGGCGCGCCTCGTCCCCGGGCCGCCCGGGGGCATGCCGTGGAACCTAGTCCTCGGCGCCGGCCCATCCGCGCCGGCGCCGGCCGAGGGCGACGCGCACCGGCACGCGTCGTCGTGGGCGACGTGGACCTTCCGCACGGCGGCGACGGTCGCGGAGGGCGCGCTCGAGGAGCTGCTGCTGCGCCTGCCGGCGAGCGTCTTTCGCGTGAAGGGCCTCGTGCGCACGGACGGGCCCTGGGGCTGGACGCAGGTGAACGCGGTGGCGGGCCGGTACGAGCTGGAGCCCGCGGCGCCCGAGCCGGCGCCGGCGGAGAGCGCGCTCGTGTTCATCGGACGCACGCTGGACGCGGCCGAGCTGGCGGCGCGCTGCGCGGCGGTGATGGCTTAG
- a CDS encoding type II toxin-antitoxin system PemK/MazF family toxin — MRRGEVYWGNPPTPGSERKRRPFLVVSDDAFNANDRWTKVVVVHLTSAARAGGPFDWEVELPRGAANLPLASVVKCGEPYTFWKRQLVEHMGTLSADDMVRVDAALRTALGLRA, encoded by the coding sequence GTGCGAAGAGGTGAGGTGTATTGGGGGAATCCCCCCACCCCGGGAAGCGAGCGCAAGCGACGCCCGTTCCTCGTCGTGTCCGACGATGCCTTCAACGCCAACGACCGGTGGACGAAGGTCGTGGTGGTGCACCTGACGAGCGCGGCGCGAGCCGGCGGTCCGTTCGACTGGGAGGTGGAGCTTCCCCGCGGTGCGGCCAACCTTCCCCTCGCCAGCGTGGTGAAGTGCGGCGAGCCCTACACCTTCTGGAAGCGGCAGCTCGTCGAGCACATGGGAACGCTCTCGGCCGACGACATGGTCCGCGTCGACGCCGCCCTGCGCACGGCGCTCGGGCTGCGCGCCTAA
- a CDS encoding ribbon-helix-helix protein, CopG family, which produces MAVRKRKAVISAEAGDLDAVEALVRQGQYRTVSEFVREAVSEKLARHWRERLGEQVDRYCTAGTDGADDELLEWQAIAATDRTEARKPSRAKR; this is translated from the coding sequence ATGGCGGTCCGGAAGCGCAAGGCCGTGATCAGCGCGGAGGCCGGCGACCTCGACGCCGTGGAGGCGCTGGTGCGGCAAGGGCAGTATCGAACCGTATCCGAATTCGTGCGCGAGGCCGTCAGCGAAAAGCTCGCGCGGCACTGGCGTGAGCGGCTCGGCGAGCAGGTCGACCGCTACTGCACTGCCGGCACCGACGGGGCCGACGACGAGCTCCTCGAGTGGCAGGCGATCGCCGCGACGGACCGGACCGAGGCGAGGAAGCCATCGCGTGCGAAGAGGTGA
- a CDS encoding class I SAM-dependent methyltransferase, with protein sequence MADVPSCWCDAPDPRPLAAWTLPGGTAVSMVRCARCGVHALRPPPDDAVLARAYAADYYGASARKFVGPIARGVAWFQEGRARQATRLLPPGGRVLDVGCGNGGFLAALARRGFRVEGTERTADGAARVPEGIPVHVGDLVDLALPAATYDLVTLWHVFEHLRRPDAALARIRTLLRPGGTLLMAVPNAGSWQARLFRRHWFHHDPPRHLWAFDPPSLLALLCRAGFTGRVLGTWSLEQNPFGVAQSTLNAAGFPRDRAYDVLKGVATASRGTRALDAVLLAALAPVGVALSVAESMVGRGGTVVVSARPEGE encoded by the coding sequence ATGGCCGACGTCCCGAGCTGCTGGTGCGACGCGCCCGACCCGCGCCCGCTCGCCGCGTGGACGCTGCCGGGCGGCACCGCCGTATCGATGGTGCGCTGTGCGCGCTGCGGCGTGCACGCGCTGCGGCCACCGCCCGACGACGCCGTCCTCGCCCGCGCCTACGCCGCCGACTACTACGGCGCCTCGGCGCGCAAGTTCGTCGGCCCGATCGCGCGCGGCGTCGCCTGGTTCCAGGAGGGGCGCGCGCGCCAGGCGACGCGGCTGCTGCCGCCCGGCGGACGCGTGCTCGACGTCGGCTGCGGCAACGGCGGCTTCCTCGCCGCGCTGGCGCGGCGCGGCTTCCGCGTCGAGGGGACGGAGCGCACCGCCGACGGCGCCGCACGCGTGCCGGAGGGCATCCCGGTGCACGTCGGCGACCTCGTCGACCTCGCGCTTCCGGCCGCGACGTACGACCTCGTAACGCTCTGGCACGTCTTCGAGCACCTGCGCCGGCCCGACGCGGCGCTGGCGCGCATCCGCACGCTGCTGCGTCCCGGCGGCACGCTGCTGATGGCAGTGCCGAACGCCGGGAGCTGGCAGGCGCGGCTGTTCCGGCGGCACTGGTTCCACCACGACCCGCCGCGCCACTTGTGGGCCTTCGATCCGCCGTCGCTGCTGGCGCTGCTCTGCCGGGCGGGCTTCACCGGCCGCGTGCTCGGCACCTGGTCGCTCGAGCAGAACCCCTTCGGGGTCGCGCAGAGCACGCTCAACGCCGCCGGCTTCCCGCGCGACCGCGCCTACGACGTGCTGAAGGGCGTGGCGACGGCCAGCCGCGGCACGCGCGCGCTCGACGCCGTCCTGCTCGCCGCCCTGGCACCGGTGGGCGTGGCACTCTCCGTGGCGGAGTCGATGGTCGGGCGCGGCGGCACGGTGGTAGTGTCGGCACGGCCCGAGGGGGAATGA
- a CDS encoding glycosyltransferase family 2 protein has product MPAYNAARTVRDTHDRIPKMVREVILVDDHSQDDTVAVASSLGIKVIPHPHNVGYGGNQKTCYMEALRCGADVVVMLHPDGQYPPELIGDLVRPILEGHADMVLGSRMLAPGGAAAGGMPRWKRVANWFLTTCENAAMGTHFAELHTGYRAYSAAFLRRVPFLRNSNDFVFDTEVIAQAVAFGQRIAEVPAASRYFTEASSVGFRVGAVYGVKTLWTMVKFVGWRTGVWRVGLFRG; this is encoded by the coding sequence ATGCCGGCCTACAACGCCGCGCGCACCGTCCGCGACACGCACGACCGCATCCCGAAGATGGTGCGCGAGGTGATCCTCGTCGACGACCACAGCCAGGACGACACCGTCGCGGTAGCCTCGTCGCTCGGCATCAAGGTGATCCCGCACCCGCACAACGTCGGCTACGGCGGCAACCAGAAGACCTGCTACATGGAGGCGCTCCGCTGTGGCGCCGACGTCGTCGTCATGCTCCACCCCGACGGCCAGTACCCGCCCGAGCTGATCGGCGACCTCGTGCGCCCGATCCTCGAGGGCCACGCCGACATGGTGCTGGGGTCGCGCATGCTGGCGCCCGGCGGCGCCGCGGCGGGCGGCATGCCGCGCTGGAAGCGGGTCGCCAACTGGTTCCTCACGACGTGCGAGAACGCGGCGATGGGGACGCACTTCGCCGAGCTGCACACCGGCTACCGCGCCTACAGCGCCGCCTTCCTGCGTCGCGTGCCGTTCCTGCGCAACTCGAACGACTTCGTCTTCGACACCGAGGTGATCGCGCAGGCGGTGGCGTTCGGGCAGCGCATCGCCGAGGTGCCGGCGGCGTCGCGGTATTTCACCGAGGCGTCGTCGGTGGGGTTCCGGGTGGGGGCGGTGTACGGGGTGAAGACCCTGTGGACGATGGTGAAGTTCGTGGGGTGGCGGACGGGGGTGTGGCGCGTGGGGCTGTTTCGCGGGTGA
- a CDS encoding PIN domain-containing protein: MWRRRVSGVVVDTSVWIDFFAGIPVPAMEDALAHGVVVLPPIVIAELLSGARRRQDRVAITEVLSDLALHDTPRDHWLRVGDLRRSLRARGISVSTPDAHVAQCAIDRDALLLSRDAIFARIAPHAGLKLAAG; this comes from the coding sequence ATCTGGAGGCGTCGCGTGAGCGGCGTCGTCGTTGACACCTCGGTGTGGATCGACTTCTTCGCGGGCATTCCCGTGCCGGCGATGGAGGACGCGCTCGCGCACGGCGTCGTCGTGCTGCCGCCGATCGTGATCGCGGAGCTGCTGAGCGGGGCTCGTCGCCGGCAGGATCGGGTCGCGATCACCGAGGTGCTCTCGGATCTCGCGTTGCACGACACGCCGCGGGATCATTGGCTGCGGGTCGGCGATCTGCGTCGCAGCCTGCGGGCACGCGGCATCTCCGTGTCCACGCCCGACGCCCACGTCGCCCAGTGCGCGATCGATCGCGACGCGCTCCTGCTCTCGCGCGACGCGATCTTCGCGCGCATCGCTCCGCATGCCGGCTTGAAGCTCGCCGCCGGCTGA
- a CDS encoding Uma2 family endonuclease: MPVTAGVFSDEHAGFFVGGDKAGMLFGREARGAKGAVWRRSDPGPIDRRYVRVPPLLVVEVEGREEGEAALCVKARWYFAHGVGVVWLVLPSTRDVLVLRHGGETRHAVGERLPEDPELPGLAPAVEGLFRQLAPR, translated from the coding sequence GTGCCCGTAACCGCCGGCGTCTTCAGCGACGAGCACGCGGGGTTCTTCGTCGGCGGCGACAAGGCCGGGATGCTCTTCGGCCGCGAGGCGCGCGGTGCGAAAGGGGCGGTGTGGCGGCGCAGCGACCCCGGTCCGATCGACCGTCGCTACGTGCGCGTCCCGCCGCTGCTCGTGGTCGAGGTCGAGGGTCGCGAGGAGGGCGAGGCGGCGCTGTGCGTGAAGGCGCGGTGGTACTTCGCGCACGGCGTCGGCGTCGTGTGGCTGGTCCTGCCGAGCACGCGCGACGTGCTCGTCCTGCGTCACGGCGGCGAGACGCGGCATGCGGTCGGCGAGCGGCTGCCCGAGGACCCGGAGCTTCCGGGGCTGGCGCCGGCCGTCGAAGGCTTGTTCCGCCAGCTCGCCCCGAGGTGA
- a CDS encoding CcmD family protein, giving the protein MKNFWYLFAGYAVVFVGIALYVFRIGRRTAELEEELDELRERLGR; this is encoded by the coding sequence GTGAAGAACTTCTGGTACCTGTTCGCGGGCTACGCGGTGGTGTTCGTCGGCATCGCGCTCTACGTCTTTCGCATCGGGCGGCGCACGGCGGAGCTGGAAGAGGAGCTCGACGAGCTGCGCGAGCGGCTCGGGCGGTAG
- the ccsA gene encoding cytochrome c biogenesis protein CcsA, which yields MRAESILGALAAAGMVATLYLALLVAPTEASMGDVQRIFYLHVPSAWATFACFFTVAGASAWYLWKRSPGADRLALASAEVGVLFCTLVMITGPIWARPIWGVWWTWDPRLTMTVILWAIYAGYLLLRAFGGEDEAVARWAAVLGIVGVLDIPIIRVSVRLLQGMHPAVITTKEGTSGLVDPTMRLTLYVGAVSMLLLAAWLVMLRMRTERLSSELGALRRQLDLREGSAA from the coding sequence ATGCGCGCGGAATCGATCCTCGGGGCCCTCGCCGCGGCGGGCATGGTGGCGACGCTGTACCTCGCGCTGCTGGTCGCACCGACGGAAGCCTCGATGGGCGACGTGCAGCGCATCTTCTACCTGCACGTGCCGTCGGCCTGGGCGACGTTCGCGTGCTTCTTCACCGTCGCCGGCGCCAGCGCCTGGTACCTGTGGAAGCGCTCGCCGGGCGCCGACCGGCTGGCGCTCGCGTCGGCCGAGGTCGGCGTCCTCTTCTGTACGCTGGTCATGATCACCGGCCCGATCTGGGCGCGCCCGATCTGGGGCGTGTGGTGGACGTGGGACCCGCGCCTCACGATGACCGTCATCCTGTGGGCGATCTACGCCGGCTATCTCCTCCTGCGCGCCTTCGGCGGCGAGGACGAGGCGGTGGCGCGCTGGGCTGCGGTGCTCGGCATCGTCGGCGTGCTCGACATCCCGATCATCCGCGTCTCGGTTCGCCTGCTGCAGGGCATGCACCCCGCCGTCATCACCACGAAGGAAGGTACCTCGGGCCTCGTCGACCCGACCATGCGCCTGACCCTCTACGTCGGCGCGGTGTCGATGCTGCTCCTCGCCGCCTGGCTGGTCATGCTCCGCATGCGTACGGAGCGGCTGTCGAGCGAGCTCGGCGCGCTCCGCCGCCAGCTCGACCTGCGCGAAGGAAGTGCCGCGTGA
- a CDS encoding heme exporter protein CcmB, giving the protein MIRGALAVLGKDLTVEWRTKESLASLFVLGVLLVVTFAVAHDAPPDAAPALAPAVIWVSFVFTGILGIQRGFVLEREHDCLAALLASPIDPAGIYLGKLLANLVLLSVLQAIVVPLTALLLHADLLAAVPGLLVVLLLGNLGFAAPATLFAAIAVRARAREVMLPVLLLPVLVPVLIGGVKATQAVLAGGLDAAHDALAVLLAFDVVFTTAGILLFEQVVRD; this is encoded by the coding sequence GTGATCCGCGGCGCGCTCGCGGTCCTCGGGAAGGACCTCACCGTCGAGTGGCGGACGAAGGAGAGCCTCGCGAGCCTGTTCGTGCTCGGCGTGCTCCTCGTCGTCACCTTCGCCGTCGCGCACGACGCCCCGCCCGACGCCGCCCCGGCGCTCGCGCCCGCGGTGATCTGGGTGTCGTTCGTCTTCACCGGCATCCTCGGCATCCAGCGCGGCTTCGTGCTCGAGCGCGAGCACGACTGCCTCGCCGCGCTGCTGGCGTCGCCGATCGACCCCGCCGGCATCTACCTCGGCAAGCTGCTCGCGAACCTCGTCCTGTTGAGCGTCCTCCAGGCGATCGTCGTGCCGCTCACCGCGTTGCTGCTGCACGCCGACCTCCTCGCCGCCGTGCCGGGGCTGCTCGTCGTGCTGCTGCTCGGCAACCTCGGCTTCGCCGCGCCGGCGACGCTGTTCGCGGCGATCGCCGTGCGCGCACGGGCACGCGAGGTCATGCTGCCCGTCCTGCTGCTGCCCGTGCTGGTGCCGGTGCTGATCGGTGGCGTGAAGGCGACGCAGGCGGTGCTCGCCGGCGGTCTCGACGCGGCGCACGACGCACTCGCCGTGCTGCTGGCGTTCGACGTCGTCTTCACCACGGCTGGTATCCTTTTGTTCGAGCAGGTAGTCCGGGACTGA
- the ccmA gene encoding heme ABC exporter ATP-binding protein CcmA has product MAAPAVRAAGLRRTYGATAVLAGVDLTVAPGDVVVLLGPNGAGKTTLLRTLATLLRPTAGTLELFGVDATRRPMEAKRRLGWVGHESGCYADLTAAENLAFHASVHGLVDAGARIAELVAWAGLEAAMRRPVRVYSRGMQQRLALARALLHRPSLLLLDEPYTGLDPHGAATLDALLADCARDGTAVVLSTHDSARIAALATHAVLLARGRIAWSGRAPLDAATIADAWHAAGVGPRA; this is encoded by the coding sequence GTGGCCGCGCCCGCCGTCCGCGCCGCCGGGCTGCGCCGCACGTACGGCGCCACCGCGGTGCTGGCCGGCGTCGACCTCACCGTCGCACCCGGCGACGTCGTCGTCCTGCTCGGGCCGAACGGCGCCGGCAAGACCACGCTCCTGCGCACGCTCGCGACGCTGCTGCGTCCGACGGCGGGGACGCTCGAGCTCTTCGGCGTCGACGCGACCAGGCGGCCGATGGAGGCGAAGCGTCGCCTCGGCTGGGTCGGCCACGAGAGCGGCTGCTATGCGGACCTCACCGCGGCGGAGAACCTCGCGTTCCACGCCTCGGTCCACGGCCTCGTCGACGCTGGCGCCCGTATCGCGGAGCTGGTCGCCTGGGCGGGCCTCGAGGCGGCGATGCGCCGCCCGGTGCGCGTCTACTCGCGCGGCATGCAGCAGCGTCTCGCGCTGGCGCGCGCGCTGCTGCATCGCCCGTCGCTGCTGCTGCTCGACGAGCCCTACACCGGCCTCGACCCGCACGGCGCCGCCACGCTCGACGCGCTCCTCGCCGACTGCGCGCGCGACGGCACGGCGGTGGTGCTGAGCACGCACGACTCGGCGCGCATCGCCGCGCTGGCGACGCACGCCGTGCTGCTGGCGCGCGGCCGCATCGCCTGGAGCGGGCGCGCCCCGCTCGACGCGGCGACCATCGCCGACGCCTGGCACGCCGCCGGCGTGGGGCCGCGCGCGTGA
- the metG gene encoding methionine--tRNA ligase subunit beta — MATDGRRLRRHPGPRQPHGAAGRLLRRRAAVPRAGDPPARGAAGHARALGEAEVVGARRHQGGRARLPDGQALRRGPRHHAQPVRAAGARSHGGARPGGEAVVITIEQFQEVALRVGTIRAAEPHPNADRLVVLRVDLGSEERQIVAGIRKHYEPEALVGRQVVVVANLAPATLRGVESQGMLLAASHDGQLTLVRPDEEIAPGATVR; from the coding sequence ATCGCGACTGATGGACGCCGCCTCCGCCGCCACCCTGGTCCTCGGCAGCCTCATGGTGCTGCTGGTCGCCTTCTACGTCGCCGCGCCGCTGTTCCGCGCGCCGGAGATCCTCCAGCCCGAGGCGCTGCCGGGCACGCGCGAGCGCTGGGAGAAGCAGAAGTCGTCGGCGCTCGCCGCCATCAAGGAGGTCGAGCTCGACTACCAGATGGGCAAGCTCTCCGACGAGGACCTCGCCACCATGCGCAACCGGTTCGAGCAGCAGGCGCTCGAAGCCATGGCGGCGCTCGACCGGGAGGAGAAGCGGTCGTGATCACCATCGAGCAGTTCCAGGAGGTCGCGCTGCGGGTCGGAACGATCCGCGCCGCCGAGCCGCACCCGAACGCGGATCGCCTCGTCGTCCTGCGCGTCGACCTCGGCAGCGAGGAGCGCCAGATCGTCGCCGGCATCCGCAAGCACTACGAGCCCGAGGCGCTCGTCGGCCGCCAGGTCGTCGTGGTCGCGAATCTGGCCCCGGCGACGCTGCGCGGGGTGGAGAGCCAGGGCATGCTCCTCGCGGCCTCGCACGACGGCCAGCTCACGCTCGTGCGTCCCGACGAGGAGATCGCGCCGGGCGCCACGGTCCGCTAG
- a CDS encoding cytochrome c-type biogenesis protein CcmH encodes MNARAAALCVLLATTVPALAPAAALAVSERPTQAEMEEALTCQCGCGLTVHSCNHLNCGSGEPIKKEIAERLARGETGPAILAAFEARFGEKILSAPTFRGFNWLAWVTPFLVVFVAGSILAVTLRRRARAGAPTPVAPSAPPPAGGDPALRDRLARELKDLDRD; translated from the coding sequence GTGAACGCCCGCGCCGCGGCGCTCTGCGTGCTGCTCGCGACGACGGTGCCCGCGCTCGCCCCAGCGGCGGCGCTGGCGGTGTCGGAGCGTCCCACGCAGGCGGAGATGGAGGAGGCGCTCACCTGCCAGTGCGGGTGCGGGCTCACCGTCCACTCCTGCAATCACCTCAACTGCGGCTCCGGCGAGCCGATCAAGAAGGAGATCGCCGAGCGGCTGGCGCGCGGCGAGACCGGGCCGGCGATCCTCGCGGCCTTCGAGGCCCGCTTCGGCGAGAAGATCCTCTCGGCGCCCACCTTCCGCGGCTTCAACTGGCTCGCCTGGGTGACGCCGTTCCTCGTCGTCTTCGTCGCCGGCTCGATCCTCGCCGTGACGCTGCGCCGCCGCGCGCGCGCCGGCGCCCCGACGCCGGTGGCGCCGTCCGCGCCGCCGCCCGCGGGCGGCGATCCCGCCCTGCGCGATCGCCTCGCGCGCGAGCTGAAGGACCTCGATCGCGACTGA
- a CDS encoding heme lyase CcmF/NrfE family subunit codes for MAEIGRLAISLALLCAVFSIGLSVIGARRRRGDLVRSGEHAAYATFGLVALATVLLLRALLAQDYSLEYVAAYSSSTLPTNYKIAALWGGQKGSLLFWAFVLTLFTTVVEVQNRARNRELMPWVTATLMIVTAFFLGLVTFITDPFERLPVPATEGADLNPLLQNYWMMIHPPSLYTGYVSASVPFAFAMAALITGRLGDQWIRTTRRWALFSWFFLTLGNLFGAMWAYEVLGWGGYWAWDPVENAAFMPWLVSTAYLHSVMIQEKKDMLRVWNMVLVLLTFTLTIFGTFLTRSGVISSVHSFTQSGLGPYFIGFLLVILLGVGALVAYRLPELRTAGTIESFLSREAAFLFNNLILVGIAFAVFWGTVFPVVSEWVRGVKITVGPPFFNRVNAPLGIALLFLMGVGPVIAWRRATAKNLWKAFAGPVGVALATGVLFLATGMPFGAAWLTFVLGVFATGTVVQEFWRGMRARQALLHESAPRALSRVVGKNRRRYGGYIIHLGIVAIFFGIAGSSAFRLEKQQTLNTGEQMSIGRYVLRYDGVQSKEDGHLSQLAAVVTVLVDGKPIDVLHPEKRFYKKPKQPTTEVANRSTLREDLYLVLGSYDDATKLVTLLAYVNPLVVWIWIGGLVMALGTAVAVWPSGREREVRVLAPGAVGASAE; via the coding sequence ATGGCCGAGATCGGTCGACTCGCAATCTCGCTGGCGCTCCTGTGCGCCGTCTTCTCGATCGGACTCTCGGTGATCGGCGCCCGTCGCCGCCGCGGCGATCTCGTGCGCTCGGGTGAGCACGCGGCTTACGCCACCTTCGGCCTGGTCGCGCTCGCCACGGTGCTCCTGCTGCGCGCGCTGCTGGCGCAGGACTACTCGCTGGAATACGTCGCCGCGTACTCGTCGAGCACGCTGCCGACGAACTACAAGATCGCGGCGCTGTGGGGCGGACAGAAGGGCTCGCTGCTCTTCTGGGCCTTCGTGCTGACGCTCTTCACCACCGTCGTCGAGGTCCAGAACCGGGCGCGCAACCGCGAGCTGATGCCGTGGGTCACCGCCACGCTGATGATCGTGACCGCCTTCTTCCTCGGCCTCGTCACCTTCATCACCGACCCGTTCGAGCGCCTGCCGGTGCCCGCCACCGAGGGCGCCGATCTGAACCCGCTGCTCCAGAACTACTGGATGATGATCCACCCGCCGTCGCTCTACACGGGCTACGTCAGCGCCTCGGTGCCGTTCGCGTTCGCGATGGCCGCGCTGATCACCGGGCGGCTGGGCGACCAGTGGATCCGCACCACGCGGCGGTGGGCGCTGTTCTCGTGGTTCTTCCTGACGCTCGGCAACCTCTTCGGCGCCATGTGGGCCTACGAGGTGCTCGGCTGGGGCGGCTACTGGGCGTGGGACCCGGTCGAGAACGCCGCCTTCATGCCCTGGCTCGTCTCCACCGCGTATCTCCACTCGGTGATGATCCAGGAGAAGAAGGACATGCTCCGCGTCTGGAACATGGTCCTCGTGCTCCTCACCTTCACGCTGACCATCTTCGGCACCTTCCTCACACGCAGCGGCGTGATCTCGTCGGTGCACTCGTTCACGCAGTCGGGGCTCGGGCCGTACTTCATCGGCTTCCTGCTCGTCATCCTGCTCGGCGTCGGCGCGCTGGTCGCCTATCGGCTGCCGGAGCTGCGCACCGCCGGCACCATCGAGTCGTTCCTGTCGCGCGAGGCGGCGTTCCTCTTCAACAACCTGATCCTCGTCGGCATCGCCTTCGCCGTCTTCTGGGGCACGGTCTTCCCGGTCGTGTCCGAGTGGGTGCGCGGCGTGAAGATCACGGTGGGGCCGCCGTTCTTCAACCGCGTCAACGCGCCGCTCGGCATCGCGCTGCTCTTCCTCATGGGCGTGGGGCCGGTGATCGCGTGGCGGCGCGCGACGGCGAAGAACCTGTGGAAGGCGTTCGCCGGTCCGGTCGGCGTCGCGCTGGCGACGGGCGTGCTCTTCCTCGCGACCGGCATGCCCTTCGGCGCCGCGTGGCTGACGTTCGTGCTCGGCGTCTTCGCCACCGGCACCGTCGTGCAGGAGTTCTGGCGCGGCATGCGCGCCCGCCAGGCGCTGCTGCACGAGAGCGCGCCGCGGGCGCTGTCGCGCGTCGTCGGCAAGAACCGCCGGCGCTACGGCGGCTACATCATCCACCTCGGCATCGTGGCGATCTTCTTCGGCATCGCCGGCTCGAGCGCCTTCCGGCTCGAGAAGCAGCAGACCCTCAATACCGGCGAGCAGATGTCGATCGGCCGCTACGTGCTGCGCTACGACGGCGTCCAGTCGAAGGAGGACGGGCACCTCTCGCAGCTCGCCGCCGTGGTGACGGTGCTGGTCGACGGCAAGCCGATCGACGTGCTGCACCCCGAGAAGCGCTTCTACAAGAAGCCCAAGCAGCCGACGACCGAGGTCGCGAACCGCTCGACGCTGCGCGAAGACCTCTACCTCGTCCTCGGCTCGTACGACGACGCGACCAAGCTGGTCACGCTGCTCGCCTACGTGAACCCGCTCGTGGTGTGGATCTGGATCGGCGGGCTCGTGATGGCGCTCGGCACCGCCGTCGCCGTGTGGCCGTCGGGCCGCGAGCGCGAGGTGCGGGTGCTGGCGCCGGGCGCGGTCGGGGCGTCCGCCGAGTGA
- a CDS encoding cytochrome c maturation protein CcmE: MLNHRRFLVGAALIAAAVSYLVWAGVRSTSTYYFEMDEFVERRANHEGEDLRVKGWVRHGTVQWDARTNALAFELARQDGSDGVPVAFGGILPDMFAEGREVVVEGHWGGGRIAARQIMTSCPSKYEAEPGADTTAPAPAPPGA, encoded by the coding sequence ATGCTGAATCATCGCCGTTTCCTCGTCGGCGCCGCGCTCATCGCTGCGGCGGTCTCGTACCTGGTCTGGGCCGGCGTGCGATCGACGTCCACCTACTATTTCGAGATGGACGAGTTCGTGGAGCGACGCGCGAACCACGAGGGCGAGGATCTGCGCGTGAAGGGCTGGGTCCGCCACGGCACCGTGCAGTGGGACGCCCGCACCAACGCGCTGGCCTTCGAGCTGGCGCGCCAGGACGGCAGCGACGGCGTGCCGGTGGCGTTCGGCGGCATCCTGCCCGACATGTTCGCCGAGGGTCGCGAGGTGGTCGTCGAAGGCCACTGGGGCGGCGGCCGGATCGCCGCGCGTCAGATCATGACCAGCTGTCCGTCCAAGTACGAGGCCGAGCCGGGCGCCGACACCACCGCGCCGGCGCCGGCCCCACCCGGAGCCTGA